A genomic stretch from Halichoerus grypus chromosome 5, mHalGry1.hap1.1, whole genome shotgun sequence includes:
- the HES2 gene encoding transcription factor HES-2, with the protein MRRPGAAPRGLRRPRPSPTRRRNKGGRWDPQAARLRGEGWGGAGRGGRHRLLKAGRLARCCTPPAPAPAARGASPRAWVCAPCPRGHRSPTRGARSGAASPPSMGLPRRAGDPAELRKSLKPLLEKRRRARINASLRQLKGLILPLLGRESSHYSKLEKADILEMTVRFLQELPASSCAATAPTPSDSYGEGYRACLARLARVLPACRVLEPAVSARLLEHLRRRAAGATPDGARAGDSCGAAAPSPPPAPAPAPPAPPRGPGLWRPW; encoded by the exons ATGCGGAGGCCAGGAGCGGCACCCCGGGGGCTCCGCCGTCCCCGTCCCTCCCCTACCCGGCGAAGGAACAAAGGCGGGAGGTGGGACCCGCAGGCAGCCAGACTCcgtggggagggatggggcggggcggggcggggcgggcgacACCGCCTCCTTAAAGCCGGGCGGCTGGCGAGGTGTTGCACCCCTCCGGCGCCGGCTCCTGCAGCGCGCGGAGCTTCCCCTCGGGCCTGGGTCTGCGCTCCGTGTCCGCGCGGGCACAGGTCTCCTACACGCGGGGCCCGCAGCGGCGCCGCTTCCCCGCCGAGCATGGGGCTGCCTCGGAGAGCGGGGGACCCGGCGGAGCTGCGCAAG AGCCTGAAGCCGCTGCTGGAGAAGCGCCGCCGCGCGCGCATCAACGCAAGCCTGAGGCAGCTCAAGGGGCTCATCCTGCCGctgctgggcagggag AGCTCCCACTACTCGAAGCTGGAGAAGGCGGACATCCTGGAAATGACCGTGCGCTTCCTGCAGGAGCTGCCTGCGTCCTCCTGCGCGGCCACAGCGCCTA CGCCCTCGGACAGCTACGGTGAGGGCTACCGCGCCTGCCTGGCACGTCTGGCCCGCGTGCTGCCCGCCTGCCGCGTCCTGGAGCCCGCCGTGAGCGCCCGCCTGCTGGAGCACCTGCGGCGGAGGGCGGCCGGCGCCACCCCCGACGGTGCGCGCGCTGGGGACTCCTGTGGCGCGGCCGCGCCTTCCCCGCCGCCCGCACCTGCGCCTGCGCCGCCTGCGCCTCCCCGCGGCCCCGGCCTCTGGAGGCCCTGGTAG